A part of Loxodonta africana isolate mLoxAfr1 chromosome 11, mLoxAfr1.hap2, whole genome shotgun sequence genomic DNA contains:
- the PMIS2 gene encoding LOW QUALITY PROTEIN: transmembrane protein PMIS2 (The sequence of the model RefSeq protein was modified relative to this genomic sequence to represent the inferred CDS: substituted 1 base at 1 genomic stop codon), with the protein MAPKAKAASGKQAPAPAPAPAPAPAPAPAPAPAAPPAPAPPGAPAAPGAPGAPPAGPAEPPEPLQTPEELAFYAPSYVCLTVFAVILFPPMGLLAAYFCSKGWTXKPTSTLPSLQTMNANKKSRWEEAYINSGRTGWLDVFAILTGLSILYYYCLFE; encoded by the exons ATGGCACCGAAAGCGAAAGCCGCATCTGGGAAGcaggccccggccccggccccagccccagccccagccccagccccagcccccgcGCCTGCCCCCGCCGCCCCGCCTGCCCCGGCCCCTCCAGGTGCTCCTGCTGCCCCCGGCGCCCCTGGCGCCCCACCTGCCGGGCCTGCAGAGCCGCCAGAACCTCTTCAGACGCCCGAAGAACTGGCGTTTTACGCCCCGAGTTACGTGTGTTTGACCGTCTTTGCTGTAATTTTATTCCCTCCCATGGGACTTCTCGCTGCATACTTCTGTAGCAAG GGCTGGACTTAGAAACCCACATCTACTCTCCCATCCCTACAGACCATGAATGCTAACAAGAAGAGCAGATGGGAAGAGGCTTACATTAATTCAGGCCGAACTGGTTGGCTGGATGTATTCGCCATACTCACCGGTTTAAGTATACTTTACTACTATTGCCTTTTTGAGTGA